In the Armatimonadia bacterium genome, one interval contains:
- a CDS encoding heparinase II/III family protein, with amino-acid sequence MDVLRGRLDREPYRTWERRLLVEADAIDTGARVSEIEIAHRAKALAFAFSLSGDRRYAEKVERLFVRAKRPSCGGRWRELDEVVAGAADYALAYDLMAPHLRSNQPLDTKMRMFIDELAGTLYRERYVWPSPGGDTREVRQACALGMCALAIRGEAPLHSQPGPRAWYTRARRQLTAAFEHQICRDGGYAEGPGRHFEAAELYLPFFAASKQVMGEDLLTGDVLQACEWGARIRMPDSLRPALDSSVPTPSCSYLAAALAPKSKLLSWDAATSDLGGTVPAEQLPEALALYDDGTPAAKPGGHPSQVLSAAGDVVLRSDWGPTANYLLLLAEHGRARSAGGVYEQPDSSSLVLCRGPETLVMDTGWGGWAHRQDTSGGRAHNLVLMDNQGPPVKTALGAIVAVDVEAQVTDSILDREVDAVRVRRMHDQAIFDRTVIFASRKDYLLFDRQLAGQGPHDFTWQLHLNAGGTTGGRLVVEKNTARVTREQAALTISLYSSHDGGDELTTDEAIHYLHEGQPERHTVLRATARNRDQVSFLTVLSPTGPRSQAPSTSSHRDRGWMGLKLGETGHGAFRTEGSGIIGDDGVRTDGYALYWEADGSGHPSYVLIMGASRLWVEGKLVWKTRQRQTAVWRPHTAAQPS; translated from the coding sequence GTGGATGTTCTGCGGGGACGCCTGGATCGCGAACCCTATCGGACCTGGGAGCGTAGACTCCTCGTCGAGGCCGATGCGATCGATACAGGTGCGAGGGTTAGTGAAATCGAGATTGCTCACCGGGCGAAGGCGCTTGCCTTCGCCTTTTCCTTGTCCGGAGACCGGCGCTACGCAGAGAAGGTCGAGCGGCTCTTCGTCCGTGCGAAGCGTCCCTCCTGTGGCGGCAGGTGGCGAGAGCTCGATGAGGTCGTGGCCGGCGCCGCTGACTACGCCCTGGCCTACGATCTGATGGCGCCACACCTGCGTTCCAACCAACCCCTCGACACCAAGATGCGGATGTTCATCGACGAACTCGCGGGCACCCTCTACCGTGAACGCTACGTCTGGCCAAGCCCCGGTGGCGATACCCGCGAGGTTCGTCAGGCCTGTGCCCTGGGAATGTGCGCGCTGGCCATCCGCGGCGAGGCTCCCCTACACTCTCAACCGGGTCCGCGTGCCTGGTATACGCGGGCACGGCGCCAGCTAACCGCCGCCTTCGAGCACCAGATCTGTCGAGATGGGGGCTACGCCGAGGGGCCCGGCCGGCACTTCGAGGCGGCTGAGTTGTACCTGCCCTTCTTCGCCGCAAGCAAGCAGGTAATGGGAGAGGACCTGCTGACCGGCGACGTACTTCAGGCCTGCGAATGGGGAGCCCGCATCCGCATGCCCGACAGCCTGCGCCCGGCTCTCGACAGCTCTGTGCCGACGCCGAGCTGCAGTTACCTGGCGGCCGCACTGGCGCCCAAGTCGAAGCTTCTGAGCTGGGACGCCGCGACCAGCGACCTGGGGGGTACGGTACCCGCCGAGCAGCTTCCCGAGGCACTTGCCCTCTACGATGACGGAACCCCGGCCGCCAAACCGGGCGGACACCCCAGTCAGGTCCTCAGCGCTGCCGGCGACGTTGTCTTGCGCAGCGACTGGGGCCCGACGGCCAACTACCTGCTCCTGCTGGCCGAGCATGGGCGAGCCCGTTCCGCCGGCGGCGTCTATGAGCAGCCGGACTCCTCCAGTCTGGTGCTCTGCCGCGGACCGGAGACCCTTGTGATGGATACGGGCTGGGGAGGCTGGGCTCATCGTCAGGACACGAGCGGGGGACGGGCCCACAACCTGGTCCTCATGGACAATCAGGGCCCACCGGTCAAGACCGCGCTCGGGGCCATCGTGGCCGTGGATGTCGAGGCGCAGGTCACAGACAGCATACTCGACCGCGAGGTCGATGCCGTGCGAGTCCGGCGGATGCACGACCAGGCGATCTTCGACCGCACGGTCATCTTCGCCAGCCGCAAGGACTACCTCCTCTTCGACCGCCAGCTCGCCGGGCAAGGACCCCACGACTTCACCTGGCAGTTGCATCTCAACGCGGGCGGAACCACCGGGGGCCGCCTCGTCGTGGAGAAGAACACCGCCAGGGTGACCCGCGAGCAGGCCGCCCTGACGATCTCGCTATACTCCTCGCATGACGGCGGCGACGAACTGACCACCGACGAGGCGATCCACTACCTGCACGAAGGGCAGCCGGAACGCCACACCGTACTCAGGGCCACGGCCCGCAACCGCGACCAGGTGAGCTTCCTAACAGTGCTCTCACCCACAGGGCCCAGATCGCAGGCGCCATCGACCTCCTCCCACCGCGATCGTGGCTGGATGGGTCTGAAGCTCGGGGAGACCGGACACGGCGCCTTCCGCACCGAGGGCAGCGGGATCATCGGCGACGACGGCGTCCGCACCGACGGGTATGCGCTCTACTGGGAAGCGGATGGCTCCGGACACCCCAGCTACGTCTTGATCATGGGAGCCTCAAGGTTGTGGGTGGAAGGAAAGCTAGTGTGGAAGACCCGCCAACGGCAGACCGCCGTCTGGCGCCCCCACACTGCAGCGCAACCCTCCTGA
- a CDS encoding prepilin-type N-terminal cleavage/methylation domain-containing protein, whose protein sequence is MRKGFTLIELLVVIAIIAILAAILFPVFSRAREKARQSNCVSNVKQIMLGGLMYAQDYDELFVPSETNSTTPWTDLMKPYVKNSQIFKCPSFRGNGAATVIGYGINLAHDGTGGTNPSPAGQSLAMVEDSSTVIGFAEIEGDTTAGPWAVTMATSAHGFSLKDFSAKASERHNDGSNYGFMDGHAKWYKPSAVKCSATECWWQCY, encoded by the coding sequence ATGCGCAAAGGTTTCACGCTCATTGAGTTGCTGGTTGTGATTGCGATCATCGCAATCCTCGCGGCCATCCTGTTCCCCGTGTTCTCCCGGGCTCGCGAGAAGGCCCGTCAGTCCAACTGCGTATCGAACGTGAAGCAGATCATGCTCGGCGGCCTCATGTATGCGCAGGACTATGACGAGCTCTTTGTGCCCTCTGAGACCAACTCCACCACTCCGTGGACTGACCTCATGAAGCCCTATGTGAAGAACTCCCAGATCTTCAAGTGCCCGAGCTTCCGTGGCAACGGCGCAGCCACCGTCATTGGCTATGGCATCAACCTCGCGCACGATGGCACCGGCGGCACCAACCCCTCGCCCGCAGGGCAGTCGTTGGCGATGGTCGAGGACTCCTCCACGGTCATCGGCTTCGCTGAGATCGAGGGCGACACCACTGCCGGCCCCTGGGCCGTCACCATGGCAACCAGCGCCCACGGGTTCTCGCTGAAGGATTTCAGCGCGAAGGCCTCTGAGCGCCACAATGATGGCTCCAACTACGGCTTCATGGACGGCCATGCCAAGTGGTACAAGCCCTCGGCTGTGAAGTGCTCCGCCACTGAATGCTGGTGGCAGTGCTACTAG
- the carA gene encoding glutamine-hydrolyzing carbamoyl-phosphate synthase small subunit, translating into MRKPALLALEDGTVFEGTSFGAEGENSGEVVFNTGMTGYQEVLTDPSYRGQIVTMTYTQMGNYGVNLADVESWRPWVEGFVVREACEIPSNWRSTQSLGDYLRENNILGIEGIDTRMLTKHLRTHGAKIGVLSTVDLDPDSLTEKARQAPKIVNLDLAQDVTCERVREWGKEGYREFHPEAPRLALGMGADHEQRTWSHEDVRPRVVIIDLGVKQNILRQLYSHGFQVIVAPAKTSASEILDLDPDGVVVSNGPGDPDPITYAIEATRELVGKVPLFGICFGQQILALALGGRTYKLKFGHRGVNHPVMNLRTGSVEITTQNHGFCVDLDSLKDTGMEQTHTNLNDNTLEGMRHRELPIFSVQYHPEAGPGPHDSRYLFDEFRADINAFRGWG; encoded by the coding sequence GTGCGTAAGCCGGCATTGCTGGCTCTCGAAGACGGGACGGTGTTCGAAGGCACCTCCTTCGGCGCCGAGGGTGAGAACAGCGGCGAGGTCGTGTTCAACACGGGCATGACCGGCTATCAGGAAGTTCTCACCGACCCCTCCTATCGGGGCCAGATCGTAACCATGACTTACACGCAGATGGGGAACTACGGGGTCAACCTCGCAGACGTCGAGTCCTGGCGCCCGTGGGTCGAGGGCTTTGTGGTTCGCGAGGCCTGCGAGATCCCCAGCAATTGGCGCAGCACCCAGAGTCTGGGCGACTACCTGCGCGAGAACAACATCCTTGGCATAGAGGGCATCGACACGCGGATGCTCACTAAGCACCTGCGGACCCACGGGGCCAAGATCGGTGTGCTCTCCACGGTTGACCTTGATCCGGACAGCCTGACTGAGAAGGCTCGCCAGGCGCCGAAGATCGTCAACCTCGACCTCGCCCAGGACGTCACCTGCGAGCGTGTCCGCGAGTGGGGCAAGGAAGGCTACCGGGAGTTCCACCCTGAGGCTCCACGACTCGCCTTGGGAATGGGCGCGGACCACGAGCAGCGCACCTGGTCACACGAAGACGTGCGACCTCGCGTCGTCATCATCGACCTCGGGGTCAAGCAGAACATCCTACGCCAGCTCTACAGCCACGGGTTCCAGGTGATCGTGGCCCCGGCGAAGACTTCGGCCTCCGAGATCCTTGACCTGGATCCCGACGGCGTCGTCGTCTCGAATGGACCGGGCGATCCCGACCCGATCACCTACGCCATCGAAGCGACCCGTGAGCTGGTCGGCAAGGTCCCGCTGTTCGGCATCTGTTTCGGCCAGCAGATTCTTGCTCTCGCCCTCGGCGGCCGCACCTACAAGCTGAAGTTCGGACACCGGGGTGTAAACCACCCGGTAATGAACCTGAGGACCGGCAGTGTCGAGATCACCACGCAGAACCACGGCTTCTGCGTAGACTTGGACTCGCTCAAAGACACCGGGATGGAGCAGACGCACACCAACCTCAACGACAACACGCTGGAGGGCATGCGGCACCGCGAGTTGCCCATCTTCTCCGTCCAGTACCATCCCGAGGCGGGACCTGGTCCGCATGACTCCCGCTATCTGTTCGACGAGTTCCGAGCGGACATCAACGCCTTCCGTGGCTGGGGATAG
- the tsaD gene encoding tRNA (adenosine(37)-N6)-threonylcarbamoyltransferase complex transferase subunit TsaD has product MSATLSGTDSLLLGIETSCDETAAAVVEGGRVIHSNVIASQVDIHARFGGVVPEVASRKHAEVISAVVEQALAEAGLGWKDLAGIGVTHGPGLVGSLLVGVAAAKGYALATGLPLIGVNHVEAHLLANFLRKPEEERSPALDLFPSVCLIVSGGHSDLVLVKGLGSYQVLGATRDDAAGEAMDKAARVLGLGYPGGPAIDRSSQEGDRTAVNFPRPVVPNTLDFSFSGLKTALLREVQSRYGNATKGGAQGIDAPTQEIADLAASFQEAVVDTLTRNLIEAAAQYGARQVMLAGGVAANSRLREKVGQWSQRHGVPACFPPLRLCTDNAAMVGAAGFFGAQRRGWDDLDLDVFSAMPITERTMA; this is encoded by the coding sequence ATGAGCGCCACCTTATCTGGGACCGATAGCCTGCTGCTGGGGATCGAGACTTCCTGCGACGAGACCGCCGCTGCCGTAGTGGAGGGCGGTCGGGTGATTCACTCCAACGTGATCGCCTCGCAGGTGGACATCCATGCCAGGTTCGGCGGTGTCGTGCCTGAGGTGGCCTCGCGCAAACATGCCGAGGTTATCAGCGCCGTGGTGGAGCAGGCGCTGGCGGAAGCCGGCCTTGGCTGGAAGGACCTCGCCGGGATCGGGGTGACTCACGGTCCTGGGCTGGTGGGCTCGCTCCTGGTGGGCGTTGCGGCGGCGAAGGGGTATGCACTCGCCACAGGCCTGCCGCTGATCGGGGTGAACCACGTTGAGGCCCACCTGCTTGCCAACTTCCTGCGCAAGCCCGAGGAGGAGCGCTCGCCGGCGCTGGACCTGTTCCCAAGCGTATGCCTGATCGTCTCGGGCGGGCATAGTGATCTGGTGCTGGTGAAGGGCCTGGGCAGCTACCAGGTCCTGGGTGCCACGCGGGATGACGCGGCCGGTGAGGCGATGGACAAGGCGGCGCGAGTCCTCGGCCTAGGCTATCCCGGCGGCCCGGCGATTGATCGATCGTCGCAGGAGGGCGACCGGACGGCCGTCAACTTCCCGCGTCCCGTGGTGCCCAACACCCTGGACTTCAGCTTCAGCGGCCTCAAGACAGCGCTGCTGCGCGAGGTGCAATCGCGCTACGGCAACGCAACCAAGGGCGGCGCCCAGGGCATCGACGCACCAACGCAGGAGATCGCCGACCTGGCAGCGAGCTTCCAGGAGGCTGTCGTGGATACGCTGACCCGCAACCTGATTGAGGCGGCGGCGCAGTATGGGGCCCGTCAGGTGATGCTGGCCGGAGGAGTGGCGGCGAACTCCAGACTGCGGGAGAAGGTGGGCCAGTGGAGCCAGCGTCACGGCGTTCCAGCGTGCTTCCCACCGCTGCGCCTCTGCACGGACAATGCGGCAATGGTGGGTGCAGCGGGGTTCTTCGGGGCGCAACGTCGTGGCTGGGACGACCTCGATCTTGACGTTTTTTCGGCCATGCCTATTACAGAACGGACCATGGCTTGA
- a CDS encoding histidinol phosphate phosphatase domain-containing protein, which produces MSSSVVFDFHMHTFLSDGALLPIELIRRCIVHGYAGMAIADHASASTLERVITEGARDCALARKHWDFEVYPGVELTHVPATAIAELAAQAKAAGAALVVVHGESPVEPVQPGTNLAAAQCPEVDVLAHPGLLTPEVAKAARENGVMIELTSRQGHGMANGLVAQVALAAGASMVVNSDTHRPEDILTPQWAEHVARCSGVSPEMLETILDTNPRALLARARSRMTSEETQ; this is translated from the coding sequence ATGTCATCTTCCGTCGTCTTCGACTTCCACATGCACACCTTTCTCAGCGACGGTGCTCTGCTGCCGATCGAGTTGATCCGCCGCTGCATCGTCCACGGCTACGCAGGGATGGCCATCGCAGATCACGCGAGTGCCAGCACCCTCGAGCGCGTGATCACCGAGGGCGCACGCGACTGTGCCCTCGCCCGCAAGCACTGGGACTTCGAGGTGTACCCGGGCGTGGAGTTGACCCATGTGCCGGCGACGGCCATCGCCGAACTGGCCGCCCAGGCCAAGGCTGCCGGTGCTGCTCTGGTGGTTGTTCACGGCGAGTCGCCGGTCGAGCCCGTCCAGCCCGGCACGAACCTGGCCGCGGCCCAGTGTCCGGAGGTCGATGTGCTGGCCCATCCGGGGCTGCTGACGCCGGAGGTTGCCAAAGCGGCTCGTGAGAACGGTGTCATGATCGAGCTGACCTCTCGACAGGGTCACGGGATGGCCAACGGTCTCGTCGCCCAGGTCGCGCTCGCGGCCGGCGCCTCGATGGTCGTCAATAGTGACACGCATCGCCCCGAGGACATCCTAACCCCGCAGTGGGCCGAGCACGTCGCCCGCTGCAGCGGGGTTTCACCCGAGATGCTCGAGACGATTCTGGACACGAACCCCCGAGCGCTGCTGGCCCGTGCACGCTCTCGCATGACTTCCGAGGAGACCCAATGA
- a CDS encoding dihydroorotase: protein MGLCLHGATLVDPATGRTEAADCWLSDGRILGLGPQPEPGDWDTVDVTGLVVCPGLIDVHVHLREPGQEHKETIATGTAAAIAGGFTTLCCMPNTTPPVDRSKRVADLLGRISADARCRVLPIGCATLDGSADRLSDFAGLLSAGCVAISDDAVPIQSPEVATEAVKQASEASALFVAHCEDKQVSANGAISAGAVSRDLGVTGQDPRSEVLGLRLWAQAATDQGKPFRLHVAHASTEALVQEVRRLRDEAASLHLSVETAPHYFALTEEAVREQGANAKMNPPLRTERDRRAVRQAILDGTIQIIATDHAPHSSEEKGKGLQEAPWGIVGLETALGVTLTELVHTGDMTLPAALALMTCNPARLFGLRSAEGLPLGVLQVGAAADLTLLDPDKEWVVDPSSFRSKGRNTPFAGRRLRGRSWGVCVGGRLVTNDGDQTLAV, encoded by the coding sequence ATGGGACTGTGCCTGCATGGCGCGACACTGGTTGATCCTGCGACCGGTCGAACTGAGGCCGCAGACTGCTGGCTAAGCGACGGCCGAATCCTCGGCCTCGGTCCGCAGCCTGAGCCCGGCGACTGGGATACCGTGGATGTGACCGGGCTGGTCGTCTGCCCCGGGCTCATCGACGTCCACGTCCACCTGCGCGAGCCTGGTCAGGAGCACAAGGAGACCATCGCGACCGGCACGGCAGCGGCGATCGCCGGAGGCTTTACCACCCTCTGCTGCATGCCGAACACCACGCCGCCGGTGGACCGATCGAAGCGAGTAGCCGACCTGCTGGGCCGGATCAGCGCCGATGCCCGCTGTCGCGTGCTGCCTATCGGTTGCGCGACTCTCGATGGCTCAGCCGATCGGCTGTCCGACTTCGCCGGGCTCCTGTCCGCGGGCTGCGTCGCCATCTCAGATGACGCGGTGCCGATTCAGAGCCCGGAGGTTGCCACCGAGGCGGTGAAGCAGGCCTCAGAAGCCTCGGCGCTCTTCGTGGCCCACTGCGAAGACAAGCAGGTGAGCGCCAACGGAGCGATCAGCGCAGGTGCCGTCAGCCGCGACCTCGGTGTAACCGGGCAGGACCCGCGCTCCGAGGTTCTGGGGTTGCGTCTCTGGGCACAGGCGGCCACCGACCAGGGCAAGCCCTTCCGGCTGCACGTGGCCCATGCAAGCACCGAAGCCCTGGTTCAGGAAGTGCGAAGGCTGCGGGACGAGGCGGCATCCCTGCACTTGTCCGTCGAAACCGCGCCCCACTACTTCGCCCTCACTGAAGAGGCCGTCCGCGAGCAGGGGGCCAACGCCAAGATGAACCCGCCTTTGCGCACCGAGCGGGACCGACGGGCGGTCCGCCAGGCAATCCTCGACGGCACGATCCAGATCATCGCCACCGACCATGCTCCCCACAGCTCCGAGGAGAAGGGTAAGGGGCTTCAGGAGGCGCCCTGGGGGATCGTCGGCCTTGAGACGGCGCTGGGAGTGACCCTCACGGAGCTGGTGCACACCGGGGACATGACGCTTCCGGCGGCCCTGGCCCTGATGACCTGCAACCCGGCACGCCTCTTCGGCCTTCGGTCTGCAGAGGGTCTCCCGCTCGGGGTCTTGCAGGTCGGCGCCGCCGCCGACCTCACCCTTCTGGACCCCGACAAGGAGTGGGTTGTCGACCCCTCCAGCTTCCGCTCGAAGGGTCGCAATACGCCCTTCGCAGGCAGGCGACTGCGAGGCAGAAGCTGGGGAGTCTGTGTCGGTGGGCGGCTAGTAACGAACGACGGTGACCAGACTCTTGCAGTATAG
- the hemW gene encoding radical SAM family heme chaperone HemW: MTTERGLYVHFPYCRRKCAYCDFNSGVASDAERHLYLQALAAEIAQSPPLPISTVYFGGGTPTLYEAQELAGVLEALRGHFAIAADAEITVEANPGTVALASLRLLRQAGFNRLSLGVQSLDDTELRLLGRVHTSTEAREAIAAARESGFDNLSLDLMRGLPGQTASQWESVLTQAVALSPNHLSVYGLILEPDTPLREQVEAGLLPTPEEEDAADWIRWTVDALAEAGYERYEISNYAQPGHRCRHNLLYWRDGEYVGLGAGAVSYLSGERRRNLVKATDYLAAALEQRGLVADSERLDPDTACGEAVMLGLRTTEGIAPQELTRRFGVDLRQRHKDLIARLVAGGLMLDDGVRLRLTFEGMLVQSAIACEFLP; the protein is encoded by the coding sequence ATGACTACCGAGCGTGGGCTATACGTCCACTTTCCCTATTGCCGGCGCAAGTGCGCTTACTGCGACTTCAATTCGGGTGTGGCCTCAGACGCAGAGCGCCATCTCTATCTGCAGGCGCTCGCAGCCGAGATTGCGCAGTCGCCGCCGCTGCCGATCTCGACCGTCTACTTCGGGGGCGGTACTCCAACCCTCTATGAGGCGCAGGAACTGGCGGGCGTCCTGGAAGCCTTGCGAGGTCACTTCGCCATCGCAGCCGACGCTGAGATCACCGTCGAGGCCAACCCGGGAACGGTCGCCCTCGCTTCCTTGCGTCTCCTGCGTCAGGCGGGCTTCAATCGCCTGAGCCTGGGAGTGCAGTCGCTCGACGACACTGAACTGCGGCTCCTCGGCCGCGTCCATACCAGTACGGAAGCGCGAGAGGCTATTGCGGCAGCGCGCGAATCGGGCTTTGACAACCTGTCCCTTGACCTCATGCGCGGGCTGCCCGGCCAGACCGCCAGTCAGTGGGAGAGCGTGCTGACCCAGGCCGTGGCCCTGTCGCCGAACCACCTCTCGGTCTACGGGCTGATTCTGGAGCCCGATACGCCCCTGCGTGAGCAGGTGGAGGCCGGTCTCCTGCCCACGCCGGAGGAAGAGGACGCGGCCGACTGGATCAGGTGGACGGTCGACGCCCTGGCCGAAGCCGGCTATGAGCGCTACGAGATCTCGAACTACGCGCAGCCTGGCCATCGGTGCCGCCACAACCTCCTCTACTGGCGCGACGGCGAGTACGTCGGCCTGGGTGCCGGAGCGGTCAGTTACCTCTCCGGCGAGCGTCGCCGTAACCTGGTGAAGGCGACGGACTACCTGGCGGCGGCGCTGGAGCAACGGGGCCTGGTAGCCGACTCCGAGCGCCTCGATCCGGACACGGCTTGCGGCGAGGCGGTCATGCTCGGCTTGAGAACCACGGAGGGCATTGCACCGCAGGAGCTGACCCGACGCTTCGGCGTTGACCTGCGTCAGCGTCACAAGGACCTCATCGCCCGACTGGTGGCTGGAGGTCTCATGCTTGACGACGGAGTGCGCCTCCGACTAACATTCGAAGGTATGCTGGTGCAAAGCGCCATCGCCTGTGAGTTCCTTCCGTGA
- the rimI gene encoding ribosomal protein S18-alanine N-acetyltransferase, translated as MCPAIPEEAPVVRVRRAGVHDLPSVVRIERTSFSDPWPSWSLKDEMMRPDSVFLVAELAGEVIGYAGMRFALDEGHVGTVAITEEHRGEGLGEALMLCMLIEAREHKLNTVFLEYRVGNKPAANLYAKLGYKPNRLRRGYYEDNGEDAVEAILQELRSPELQRHLNSLRKSWESRHERHLIWDR; from the coding sequence ATGTGCCCCGCGATTCCCGAGGAGGCGCCGGTGGTTCGGGTCCGACGCGCCGGAGTGCATGATCTTCCCTCCGTGGTGCGGATCGAGCGCACCAGCTTTTCCGACCCGTGGCCTAGTTGGAGTCTGAAGGACGAGATGATGCGCCCCGACTCGGTCTTCCTGGTCGCCGAACTGGCCGGGGAGGTGATTGGCTATGCCGGGATGCGTTTCGCGCTTGATGAGGGGCACGTGGGGACGGTTGCCATCACTGAGGAGCACCGGGGTGAGGGCCTCGGTGAGGCGCTGATGCTGTGCATGCTGATCGAGGCAAGGGAGCACAAGCTCAACACCGTCTTTCTGGAGTACCGAGTAGGGAACAAGCCAGCCGCGAATCTGTATGCGAAGCTTGGGTACAAGCCCAACCGCCTCCGCCGGGGCTACTACGAGGACAACGGCGAGGATGCCGTCGAGGCAATCCTGCAGGAACTGCGCAGCCCCGAGCTACAGAGGCACCTGAATAGCCTGAGGAAGAGCTGGGAGAGCCGTCATGAGCGCCACCTTATCTGGGACCGATAG